In Armatimonadota bacterium, one DNA window encodes the following:
- a CDS encoding serine hydroxymethyltransferase: MERSILEADYELARIMQAELERQQRTLMMIPSENYASRAVMAACGSVLTNKYAEGYPFKRYYNGCENYDKIEQLAIDRAKAIFRAEHANVQPHTGTAANMAAYWALLEKGDRILAMSVPQGGHLTHGDKVNFSGQNYDCHFYGLDPDTDQLNYDAIAEVAREVRPKLIIAGASAYPRIIDFRRFKEIADEVGAFLMADIAHICGLVAAECHPDPVPYCDVVTSTTHKTLRGPRGALALCKEKWAKALDRAVFPGVQAGPLMHIIAAKAVAFREAQEFGFREYQRQIIRNAQALARTLQEHDFDLVTGGTDNHLLLVRLTNKNISGKIAADLLETAGIVLNKNLVPNDPLGAQETSGIRPGTPAITTRQMKEPEMKLIGDWIARVIHEGRNSDGSPNETVLAQVRKEVEELCEAFPIYQSL, translated from the coding sequence ATGGAGCGCAGTATTCTCGAGGCTGATTACGAACTCGCCCGCATCATGCAGGCCGAGCTTGAGCGCCAGCAGCGCACACTGATGATGATCCCGTCGGAGAACTACGCCAGCCGCGCAGTCATGGCCGCGTGCGGCTCGGTCCTCACCAACAAATACGCCGAGGGGTACCCCTTCAAGCGCTACTATAATGGCTGCGAGAATTACGACAAGATCGAGCAGCTCGCGATCGATCGCGCCAAGGCCATCTTCCGGGCCGAGCATGCCAATGTCCAGCCCCACACCGGCACCGCGGCGAATATGGCGGCCTACTGGGCGCTCCTGGAAAAGGGCGACCGGATACTTGCAATGAGCGTCCCGCAGGGCGGACACCTGACCCACGGCGACAAGGTGAACTTCAGCGGACAGAACTACGATTGCCACTTCTACGGTCTCGATCCCGACACCGACCAGCTCAACTATGACGCCATTGCCGAGGTGGCCCGTGAGGTTCGCCCGAAGCTGATCATCGCCGGGGCAAGCGCCTACCCGCGGATCATCGACTTCCGACGGTTCAAGGAGATCGCGGACGAGGTGGGCGCATTCCTGATGGCAGACATCGCCCATATCTGCGGCCTCGTCGCGGCTGAGTGCCACCCGGATCCGGTGCCGTATTGCGACGTGGTGACCTCCACTACCCACAAGACCCTGCGGGGGCCCCGCGGCGCCCTGGCGCTGTGCAAGGAGAAGTGGGCGAAAGCTCTGGACCGCGCGGTCTTCCCCGGCGTGCAGGCCGGCCCGCTCATGCACATCATCGCGGCAAAGGCTGTCGCTTTCCGAGAGGCCCAGGAGTTCGGGTTCCGCGAGTACCAGCGTCAGATCATCCGCAATGCGCAGGCTCTCGCGCGCACGCTGCAGGAGCATGATTTCGACCTGGTGACCGGCGGCACCGACAATCATCTGCTGCTGGTACGGCTCACCAACAAGAACATCAGCGGCAAGATCGCCGCGGATTTGCTTGAGACCGCCGGCATCGTGCTCAACAAGAACCTGGTGCCCAACGACCCCCTTGGGGCGCAGGAAACATCGGGCATTCGCCCTGGAACGCCCGCGATCACTACGCGCCAGATGAAGGAGCCGGAGATGAAGCTCATCGGCGACTGGATCGCACGTGTCATCCATGAAGGCCGCAACTCCGATGGCTCGCCCAACGAGACCGTACTCGCGCAGGTGCGCAAGGAAGTTGAGGAGCTCTGCGAAGCCTTCCCGATCTACCAGAGCCTCTGA
- the selD gene encoding selenide, water dikinase SelD — translation MRGLEPFVDPNLIVGLGTSDDAAVYRIAPSQAVIVTVDYFTPVHDDPHTFGRIAAANSLSDVYAMGGKPFLAINVCGFPACSMPLELMNEVLQGGRAIAAEAGIAVAGGHTIDSPEPFYGMCVLGMVHPDRVITNSAAREGDVVILTKALGTGIIMSAMMFDAATQEAVERAAASMTTLNRRAAEIMVDCGAHAATDVTGFGLVGHGHEMAEGSGLEMHVELGAVPMFADALEYAGQWIVTGGGQRNREYYGQWVDFGPASDEQIAVLCDPQTSGGLLISLPPDAAPGAVQQMQAEGLPAAIIGTMRPGEAGRVVFR, via the coding sequence CTGCGAGGGTTAGAGCCCTTTGTTGACCCCAACCTCATTGTCGGCCTGGGTACCAGCGACGATGCGGCAGTGTATCGTATTGCCCCGAGTCAGGCGGTCATCGTCACCGTGGATTACTTCACACCGGTCCACGACGACCCGCACACTTTCGGCAGGATCGCCGCCGCCAACAGCCTCAGCGACGTCTACGCCATGGGCGGGAAACCCTTCCTCGCCATCAATGTGTGCGGCTTCCCGGCGTGCAGCATGCCGCTGGAACTCATGAACGAGGTGCTCCAGGGCGGCCGTGCCATTGCTGCGGAAGCGGGCATCGCGGTGGCAGGCGGACACACTATTGACAGCCCCGAGCCTTTCTACGGCATGTGCGTTCTGGGCATGGTCCATCCGGACCGGGTCATCACAAACAGCGCAGCGCGCGAAGGCGATGTGGTGATCCTCACCAAAGCACTGGGCACGGGTATCATCATGTCCGCGATGATGTTCGACGCCGCGACACAGGAGGCGGTTGAGCGTGCCGCCGCCTCGATGACCACGCTCAACCGGCGAGCCGCCGAAATCATGGTGGACTGCGGAGCCCATGCGGCCACGGATGTCACCGGTTTCGGCCTCGTGGGCCACGGGCACGAGATGGCAGAAGGCAGCGGATTGGAGATGCACGTGGAGCTGGGCGCCGTGCCCATGTTCGCCGATGCGCTGGAGTACGCAGGGCAGTGGATCGTGACCGGCGGCGGCCAGCGAAACCGGGAGTACTACGGCCAGTGGGTGGATTTCGGCCCGGCGAGTGACGAGCAGATCGCGGTGCTGTGCGACCCGCAGACATCGGGCGGGCTGCTGATCAGCCTGCCTCCCGACGCGGCACCGGGCGCGGTCCAACAGATGCAGGCGGAAGGACTGCCCGCGGCGATCATCGGGACCATGCGTCCGGGAGAAGCGGGACGAGTCGTCTTCCGCTGA
- the thiE gene encoding thiamine phosphate synthase, which translates to MSKDQTDKSIHRADYSVYLVTDRALLAGRRLADVVAAAVAGGVTVVQIREKDLCARDFVAEALECLAVTRPAGVPLLINDRVDVALAVGADGVHVGQDDIPAAMVRRIIGPDRILGVTAHDRAELEQAVADGADYVGSNAVFGTPTKSDIRPPIGPEGLRERYADSPIPVVAIGGIDHGNAADVIRAGADGVAVVRAIMAAHDPEQAARKLAEIVRASLAETSRE; encoded by the coding sequence ATGTCCAAAGACCAGACTGACAAAAGCATTCATCGCGCGGACTACTCTGTGTACCTTGTCACGGACAGGGCCCTCCTTGCGGGCCGCAGACTTGCTGACGTTGTCGCGGCAGCCGTTGCCGGCGGCGTGACGGTGGTGCAGATCCGCGAAAAGGACCTCTGCGCCCGGGATTTCGTGGCTGAGGCTCTGGAGTGCCTGGCAGTCACGCGCCCGGCAGGAGTTCCGTTGCTTATCAACGACCGTGTGGACGTCGCTCTTGCAGTGGGTGCGGACGGGGTGCACGTTGGGCAGGACGATATCCCCGCCGCAATGGTCCGACGGATTATCGGCCCGGACAGGATACTCGGCGTGACGGCCCATGACCGCGCCGAACTTGAGCAGGCCGTGGCTGACGGCGCCGATTACGTGGGCTCCAATGCGGTCTTCGGCACCCCGACGAAAAGCGACATACGGCCGCCGATAGGCCCGGAGGGGTTGCGCGAACGCTACGCGGATTCCCCCATCCCGGTGGTGGCAATCGGCGGCATCGACCATGGAAACGCGGCTGATGTGATCCGGGCCGGCGCTGACGGTGTGGCGGTAGTCCGGGCAATCATGGCCGCTCACGACCCCGAGCAGGCTGCCCGCAAACTCGCGGAGATCGTTCGGGCAAGCCTCGCCGAAACAAGCAGGGAGTAA
- the purH gene encoding bifunctional phosphoribosylaminoimidazolecarboxamide formyltransferase/IMP cyclohydrolase, with amino-acid sequence MRKIQRALISVSDKTGVVEFATALVDLGVEILSTGGTRRKLEEAGIPVKAVEDYTGFPEIMNHRVVTLHPRVHGGLLAVRDNAEHMREADELGIQMIDMVVVNLYPFQDTVAREGVTLDEAVENIDIGGPAMLRASAKNHKYVAVVCKVEFYDQILAEMRANDGCLSFATRQKLALEAFAHTGQYDAAIVKYLCEQTKEADQKLPKYFAPWYVKQGGDLRYGENPHQAGAAYAQIGAAEPGIARAEKLLGEKELSFNNYLDLTAALECVREFEEPTACVIKHLNPCGLASADTIAQAFQDAWSGDPISAFGGIFGFNRLVDAEVAAMIGNNDFLREVIEPRFREESGDTESFIISAFPECVIAPDYTDEALEILKQKKNVRVMRMKDFAPPGRFADYDVKKIPGGAVVQEPDSLTVSRADVKVVTKLQPTLEQLESLLFADKVAKHVKSNAIVLVQGKRLVGCGAGQMSRIDSSLIAARKAGKRAQGSCLASDAMFPAADGLVSAATTGAVAIIQPGGSVKDDEVIRAADEAGVVMVLSGMRHFWH; translated from the coding sequence ATGCGCAAGATTCAGCGTGCTCTCATCAGCGTAAGCGACAAGACGGGTGTTGTTGAGTTTGCCACCGCCCTCGTGGACCTGGGCGTGGAGATTTTGTCGACCGGCGGAACCCGACGGAAGCTCGAAGAGGCCGGGATTCCAGTCAAGGCGGTCGAGGACTACACGGGCTTCCCCGAGATCATGAACCACCGCGTGGTCACTCTGCACCCCCGGGTGCATGGTGGTCTGCTTGCCGTGCGCGATAACGCCGAGCACATGCGCGAGGCCGACGAACTGGGCATCCAGATGATCGACATGGTCGTGGTCAACCTGTATCCCTTCCAGGATACGGTGGCCAGGGAGGGCGTCACGCTGGATGAGGCGGTGGAGAACATCGACATCGGCGGGCCCGCCATGCTCCGTGCCTCTGCCAAGAACCACAAGTACGTCGCCGTGGTCTGCAAGGTGGAGTTCTATGATCAGATCCTCGCCGAGATGCGCGCCAATGACGGTTGCCTGAGCTTCGCGACCCGCCAGAAGCTGGCCCTGGAGGCCTTCGCGCACACCGGACAATACGACGCCGCAATTGTGAAGTACCTGTGCGAACAGACCAAAGAGGCGGACCAGAAGCTGCCGAAGTACTTCGCCCCGTGGTATGTGAAACAGGGCGGGGATCTGCGCTATGGCGAGAACCCTCACCAGGCCGGTGCGGCATACGCGCAGATCGGGGCCGCAGAGCCTGGCATCGCCCGGGCCGAGAAGCTCCTGGGCGAGAAGGAACTCTCCTTCAACAACTACCTGGACCTCACCGCTGCTCTCGAGTGCGTGCGGGAATTCGAGGAACCCACCGCCTGCGTGATCAAGCACCTGAACCCCTGCGGTCTCGCCAGTGCTGACACCATTGCCCAGGCCTTCCAGGATGCATGGTCCGGCGACCCGATCTCCGCTTTCGGAGGCATCTTCGGGTTCAACAGGCTGGTGGATGCGGAAGTTGCGGCAATGATCGGCAACAATGACTTTCTGCGCGAGGTGATTGAGCCGCGGTTCCGAGAGGAGAGCGGTGACACCGAAAGCTTCATCATCAGCGCCTTCCCCGAGTGCGTCATCGCGCCGGACTACACCGACGAGGCCCTGGAGATCCTGAAGCAGAAGAAGAACGTGCGGGTCATGCGGATGAAGGATTTTGCGCCTCCGGGGAGGTTCGCAGACTACGACGTGAAGAAGATACCCGGTGGTGCCGTGGTGCAGGAGCCTGACAGCCTCACGGTGTCGCGCGCAGACGTGAAGGTGGTCACGAAGCTGCAGCCTACCCTGGAGCAACTCGAAAGCCTGTTGTTCGCGGACAAGGTGGCCAAGCATGTGAAGAGCAACGCCATCGTGCTAGTCCAGGGGAAGCGGCTGGTGGGATGCGGGGCCGGTCAAATGAGCCGGATCGACTCATCTCTCATCGCCGCGCGCAAAGCGGGCAAGCGCGCCCAGGGCTCGTGCCTGGCTTCGGACGCCATGTTCCCCGCGGCAGACGGACTGGTATCCGCGGCGACAACGGGCGCGGTGGCAATCATCCAGCCGGGCGGTTCGGTGAAGGATGATGAAGTCATCCGCGCGGCTGACGAAGCGGGCGTCGTGATGGTTCTGTCGGGGATGCGTCACTTCTGGCATTGA
- a CDS encoding BatA domain-containing protein translates to MTFLHPAALWGLLAAGVPLLIHLWGRQRPRRVPFPSLRLLKAGERRQRSFSRIRDLLLLLLRMLLIWLVALALAGPTVETRAHHSFPESAASPTLLLDVSASMGCKVGDETALSRGIRAAEMILHSLPDGQQAELLVLGAELEAIQPEGLPRVRERPVRADVMWSLLRSGSDRIWGPDAQVFIITDLQATSFGRALPEALPQPPVIVDVGHPRAANRYFRTVRTVTPCPLRGRPLELRAEMGESGKGELDEPGRVTASIAGNTVPGQTAIFRQGRAKVSLRATPQAGGPAVWELELDGDCMDADNTFRLVEPVRELLEVAIIAGESDASLAATALNPGGEAETHIRVRSLRWGQIAGELPTADAYIAADVPDDWRAGLLEDLLRRGKGVLLFAGTTGNVSAGMLSRMMGAGVSVGRTVAAPRNEPWTLADVETHPGPLQPFANPRAGNLAAFSFSRRRELTVDAQARVLAWFSDGSPAIIGSADPGRRCILLNTSVDDSWNDAPFQPAFVPFIHHLCYHLAGPVIRNWPDGWAGQALRIAVPIGSSGECAVTAPDGQVVTQRPQRGGWQYTPSIPGVYEAAWNEGSRRVRQKFAANVHPLESDLSRISVTELRRRLKAPEARVIRLEELGNYLSGRASRRVNLAFPLLALALIMLAADTLLSARPSGSLDEEGRNPCVMRL, encoded by the coding sequence ATGACCTTCCTGCACCCGGCGGCGCTGTGGGGGCTTCTGGCGGCAGGTGTGCCGCTGCTCATCCATCTCTGGGGCCGGCAGAGACCCCGGCGGGTCCCTTTCCCCTCACTGCGTCTACTGAAAGCGGGGGAACGCCGGCAGCGCAGCTTCTCGCGCATCCGCGACCTGCTTCTTCTCCTCCTGCGCATGCTCCTGATCTGGCTGGTCGCCCTGGCGCTGGCGGGGCCCACGGTTGAGACGCGGGCACACCACAGCTTCCCTGAGTCCGCGGCGAGCCCGACGCTGCTGCTGGATGTCTCAGCCAGCATGGGGTGCAAGGTGGGTGACGAGACGGCGCTCTCGCGGGGCATCCGAGCAGCAGAGATGATCTTGCACAGCCTGCCGGACGGACAGCAAGCCGAATTGCTGGTGCTCGGTGCGGAGCTCGAAGCGATCCAACCCGAGGGACTCCCGCGCGTCCGGGAGCGGCCGGTGCGGGCCGACGTGATGTGGTCCCTCCTCCGATCAGGCTCCGACCGCATCTGGGGCCCGGATGCGCAGGTCTTCATCATCACTGACCTGCAGGCGACGTCCTTCGGCCGCGCGCTACCCGAAGCATTGCCCCAGCCCCCCGTGATCGTGGACGTGGGGCATCCGCGGGCCGCCAACCGGTACTTCCGAACGGTGCGCACCGTAACCCCTTGTCCCCTGAGGGGCCGGCCGCTGGAACTGCGTGCGGAAATGGGGGAGTCTGGCAAGGGAGAGCTGGATGAACCCGGGCGGGTAACCGCATCCATAGCCGGGAACACAGTGCCTGGGCAGACGGCGATTTTCCGGCAGGGCCGAGCGAAGGTCAGTCTTCGCGCCACGCCGCAGGCTGGCGGACCCGCAGTCTGGGAGCTGGAACTCGACGGCGACTGCATGGATGCTGACAACACCTTCCGCCTGGTCGAACCCGTTCGGGAGCTGCTGGAGGTCGCCATCATCGCCGGTGAATCCGATGCCTCGCTGGCTGCGACGGCACTCAATCCCGGGGGGGAGGCGGAGACCCACATTCGGGTCCGGTCCCTGCGGTGGGGGCAAATTGCCGGCGAACTGCCGACGGCAGACGCATACATCGCCGCGGATGTGCCCGACGATTGGCGCGCCGGGTTGCTCGAAGATCTGCTGCGTCGCGGGAAAGGTGTTCTGCTTTTTGCGGGCACGACCGGTAACGTCTCGGCAGGGATGCTTAGCCGAATGATGGGAGCGGGAGTCAGCGTTGGTCGAACCGTCGCGGCGCCGAGGAACGAGCCGTGGACGCTGGCAGATGTCGAGACCCACCCCGGGCCACTGCAGCCCTTCGCGAACCCGAGGGCCGGCAATCTGGCGGCATTCAGCTTCAGCCGGCGCCGGGAGCTGACCGTGGACGCGCAGGCGCGGGTTCTGGCGTGGTTCTCGGACGGCAGCCCGGCGATTATCGGGTCGGCGGACCCAGGGCGCCGTTGCATCCTGCTGAACACAAGTGTTGACGATTCCTGGAACGACGCGCCTTTCCAGCCGGCATTCGTGCCTTTCATTCATCACCTGTGTTATCATCTTGCCGGACCGGTGATCCGGAACTGGCCTGACGGCTGGGCCGGCCAGGCATTGCGGATCGCTGTGCCCATCGGCTCCAGTGGCGAATGTGCCGTCACCGCGCCTGATGGTCAGGTCGTGACCCAGAGACCCCAGCGTGGCGGGTGGCAGTACACGCCGTCGATTCCGGGGGTGTATGAGGCCGCCTGGAACGAAGGCAGTCGCCGGGTGCGCCAGAAGTTTGCAGCCAACGTGCATCCGCTGGAATCCGACCTGTCTCGCATTTCTGTGACCGAACTGCGGCGCCGGCTGAAGGCTCCCGAAGCTCGGGTGATCCGGCTGGAGGAACTTGGCAACTACCTTTCCGGGAGGGCATCGCGCCGGGTGAACCTCGCTTTCCCGCTGCTCGCGCTCGCCCTGATCATGCTGGCCGCGGACACTCTCCTGAGCGCCCGGCCCTCCGGCAGTCTCGACGAGGAAGGACGAAACCCTTGCGTCATGCGCCTGTGA
- the alr gene encoding alanine racemase, which yields MRHAPVTYVAVDLAAIRHNLQQVRARLSPGAMLCAVVKANAYGHGTSEVARCCADSGAQWLAVSSVDEGVALREAGIVLPILVFLPPARDELAALVEHDLTATVTSTAGAMALMREADRQGKTARGHLYEDMGLSRMGPSEPVLEILAATEPWPSLRIEGLYSHFGPPGSGVSVDEVEWMCEGASLKLYASALADSWREITGERPIFHVAASSVFLEHPEHHFHMARIGTLLYGQHPGHIPPAKRDLDLRDTFELRSRIVSVHTVRKGAKIGYGGDFVAPREMRLGTVPVGLTHGLGMTPESVAETPRACAKAFLRRLAAKSGRESLLPRVGIGDKSAALVGRISMDQCCVDLTDLPEVGVESEVVLPVRRTAVPSSVPRVYTDDPAAAPKAPR from the coding sequence TTGCGTCATGCGCCTGTGACCTACGTTGCCGTGGATCTTGCGGCCATCCGCCACAATTTGCAGCAGGTCCGCGCAAGACTTTCGCCCGGCGCGATGCTCTGTGCGGTGGTGAAGGCCAACGCCTACGGCCACGGTACATCGGAGGTCGCCCGGTGCTGTGCGGATTCGGGCGCCCAGTGGCTCGCTGTAAGCAGCGTGGACGAGGGAGTGGCATTGCGGGAGGCAGGCATCGTCCTGCCGATTCTCGTTTTCCTGCCGCCAGCGCGGGACGAACTTGCGGCGCTGGTTGAGCACGACCTCACTGCCACCGTCACATCAACTGCGGGCGCGATGGCGCTCATGCGCGAAGCCGACCGGCAGGGCAAGACCGCGCGCGGCCACCTGTACGAGGACATGGGCCTGTCGCGCATGGGGCCCTCTGAGCCGGTCCTGGAAATCCTGGCGGCAACCGAGCCGTGGCCATCCCTGCGCATCGAAGGCCTTTACAGCCATTTCGGCCCACCTGGTTCCGGTGTGAGCGTGGACGAGGTGGAGTGGATGTGCGAGGGGGCAAGCCTGAAGCTGTACGCCTCTGCGCTGGCGGATTCCTGGCGCGAGATCACAGGCGAACGGCCCATCTTTCATGTGGCCGCGAGTTCCGTTTTCCTGGAGCACCCAGAGCACCATTTCCACATGGCGCGCATCGGGACGCTGCTTTACGGACAGCATCCGGGGCACATCCCGCCAGCGAAGCGCGACCTTGACCTGCGTGATACTTTCGAGCTGCGCAGCCGGATCGTGTCGGTCCACACCGTTCGCAAAGGCGCGAAGATCGGCTACGGCGGAGATTTCGTAGCCCCTCGCGAAATGCGGCTGGGGACAGTGCCCGTGGGCCTCACCCACGGCCTTGGCATGACCCCCGAATCCGTGGCAGAGACGCCTCGGGCCTGCGCCAAGGCATTTCTGCGCAGGCTTGCGGCAAAGTCAGGGCGCGAGTCCCTGCTGCCGCGGGTCGGCATCGGGGACAAGAGCGCGGCGCTGGTAGGGCGCATCTCTATGGACCAGTGCTGCGTGGACTTGACGGACCTGCCGGAAGTGGGTGTCGAGAGCGAGGTCGTGCTTCCGGTGCGCAGGACGGCGGTGCCGTCATCTGTTCCAAGAGTCTACACGGACGACCCGGCGGCGGCCCCCAAAGCGCCACGTTGA
- a CDS encoding peptidyl-prolyl cis-trans isomerase, translating into MTQWSGIVSSFTCFFVPLLRRAASAVLMLILALTPLGMASCGDDIDRGRVVATVNGQDITYGELLRELEERQGPVVLMDLVDEAIIRQEAAKRGIKLTEEDRRLAVERAAARVGSMADLKTRLDETGIPMDAYAHSVETDVLLDRIAREEVKVTDNEISQYYYENVSEFERGPRVHARMMLFTDRGSAEAVAEVLKDPEADFAGLAKSLSEDAATAAEGGDMGYFEKDDYAEAITDVAFKLTPNAISDIIQVPDGWVILQVLDRKPAGPLTLEEVRDQIRQRLIHEKTQLMRGQWLLEARKAAKVRIGDKRLREEFEKRIEVLKPPPMPGQL; encoded by the coding sequence ATGACGCAATGGTCTGGAATCGTCTCAAGCTTCACATGTTTCTTCGTTCCCCTTCTGCGCCGGGCCGCCTCCGCGGTCCTCATGCTCATCCTGGCGCTTACGCCCCTGGGCATGGCATCGTGTGGCGATGATATAGATCGGGGAAGGGTCGTGGCCACAGTCAACGGCCAGGACATTACCTACGGTGAGCTTCTGCGGGAACTCGAAGAGCGCCAGGGGCCGGTGGTGCTGATGGACCTGGTGGATGAGGCCATCATTCGACAGGAAGCGGCAAAGCGCGGCATCAAGCTCACGGAGGAAGATCGGCGGCTGGCCGTTGAGCGAGCAGCTGCCCGGGTGGGATCGATGGCCGACCTCAAGACCCGCCTGGACGAGACCGGCATCCCGATGGATGCCTACGCGCACAGCGTCGAGACAGACGTACTCCTGGACCGCATCGCCCGTGAGGAAGTCAAGGTCACGGACAACGAAATCAGTCAATACTACTACGAGAACGTCTCGGAGTTCGAGCGCGGACCCCGGGTGCACGCACGGATGATGCTGTTCACCGACCGCGGCAGCGCTGAGGCTGTCGCTGAGGTGCTGAAAGACCCTGAAGCCGATTTCGCGGGTCTGGCGAAGAGCCTGTCAGAGGATGCCGCAACCGCCGCTGAGGGCGGTGACATGGGGTACTTCGAAAAGGACGACTACGCGGAAGCCATTACCGACGTGGCCTTCAAGCTCACGCCAAACGCAATCAGCGACATCATCCAGGTGCCTGATGGTTGGGTGATCCTGCAGGTGCTGGATCGCAAGCCCGCCGGGCCTCTGACCCTTGAGGAGGTCAGGGACCAGATTCGCCAGCGTCTGATCCACGAGAAGACCCAGCTGATGCGGGGGCAGTGGCTGCTCGAAGCCCGCAAGGCGGCAAAGGTGCGCATTGGCGACAAGAGGTTGCGTGAGGAATTCGAGAAGCGGATCGAGGTCCTCAAGCCGCCACCCATGCCCGGTCAGCTCTGA
- a CDS encoding cupin domain-containing protein codes for MPGEPYVTLDGSVIRELVRPETEGSRNLSLAEAVLNPGQRTHSHVHRESEEVYYVLAGEGVLNLGALQLDLRPGDAVLIPPGCEHSVLCVGPEPLRILCLCAPPYQHEDTEITGEVTV; via the coding sequence GTGCCGGGAGAGCCCTACGTTACCCTTGATGGCTCGGTGATCCGCGAACTGGTGCGCCCTGAGACTGAGGGCAGCCGGAACCTGAGCTTGGCCGAGGCCGTTCTAAATCCGGGGCAGCGAACCCATTCGCACGTACACCGCGAGAGCGAAGAGGTCTACTACGTCCTCGCGGGGGAGGGCGTGCTGAACCTGGGTGCGCTGCAGCTTGATTTGCGGCCGGGGGACGCCGTCCTGATCCCGCCGGGCTGCGAACACAGTGTTCTATGCGTGGGGCCGGAGCCGCTCCGGATCCTGTGTCTGTGCGCACCGCCCTACCAGCATGAAGACACAGAGATCACGGGCGAAGTCACGGTTTGA
- the thiM gene encoding hydroxyethylthiazole kinase → MSSDSIQMRLGDILRRLREHKPLVHQITNFVVMNDTANVTLQVGALPVMAHAPEEVEEMVGLAGALVLNTGTLERPWIDAMISAGKHARLRGIPVVLDPVGAGATSYRTDTDLLIIREVGPDIVRGNPGEIAALIGAGGEVRGVESVGTLDDPLAVAKLAANAWGATVAMTGARDLITDGKGALGVDNGDRWLTTLTGTGCSSTAMVAAYAAVESNHVLAAAGALAHLGYAAEIAAKDAKGPGSFKAALYDAIYNMTPEMLSENARVVELG, encoded by the coding sequence ATGTCTTCGGACAGCATTCAGATGCGGTTGGGGGACATCCTGCGCAGGCTTCGTGAACACAAACCGCTTGTCCACCAGATCACAAACTTTGTGGTGATGAATGATACCGCTAACGTGACCCTCCAGGTAGGTGCGTTGCCGGTCATGGCCCACGCGCCCGAAGAGGTGGAGGAGATGGTGGGCCTTGCCGGTGCGCTGGTGCTCAATACGGGCACCCTGGAGCGCCCGTGGATCGACGCGATGATCAGTGCGGGCAAACATGCCAGACTGCGGGGCATCCCCGTGGTGCTCGACCCCGTGGGTGCAGGCGCAACCAGCTATCGCACCGACACGGACCTGCTCATTATTCGCGAGGTGGGCCCCGACATCGTGCGTGGCAATCCGGGCGAAATCGCGGCCCTCATCGGTGCGGGTGGGGAAGTGCGCGGAGTGGAGAGCGTCGGCACCCTGGACGATCCGTTGGCTGTGGCGAAACTCGCGGCCAACGCCTGGGGCGCAACGGTGGCCATGACCGGCGCCCGGGACCTGATCACCGACGGCAAAGGCGCCCTGGGTGTAGACAACGGAGACCGCTGGCTGACCACCCTCACCGGCACCGGCTGCAGTTCAACCGCCATGGTCGCGGCCTACGCGGCGGTTGAGAGCAACCACGTCCTGGCTGCGGCAGGGGCTCTGGCGCATCTGGGCTATGCGGCGGAAATCGCGGCGAAAGACGCCAAAGGCCCCGGGTCTTTCAAAGCGGCCCTGTATGACGCTATCTACAACATGACTCCGGAAATGCTGTCCGAAAACGCGCGTGTGGTGGAACTGGGGTAG